A single region of the Salvia miltiorrhiza cultivar Shanhuang (shh) chromosome 8, IMPLAD_Smil_shh, whole genome shotgun sequence genome encodes:
- the LOC130999611 gene encoding L-ascorbate oxidase homolog — translation MGSFIRTPLVVALPLLCLLTIANAGDPYLFFEWHVTYGTISPLGVPQQGILINGQFPGPEINCTSNNNIVVNVFNEIDEPLLLTWAGVQQRKNSWQDGTPGTMCPILPGHNYTYQFQVKDQIGSYIYFPTTALHRASGGMGMIKVHSRPLIPVPFDTPAEEHAILLGDWYNKGHKTLKSILDSGRSIGKPDGIQINGQSSKVGDAVAKPLVTMEAGKTYRLRVCNVGMRLTVNFRIQGHAMKLVEMEGSHTVQNVYDSLDIHVGQCMSVLVTADQTPKDYYFVASSRFFKQVLTSVATVHYANGNGPASPELPPPPPENSVGIAWSINQFRSFRWNLTASAARPNPQGSYHYGQINITRTIKLSNSRQVVDGKLRFAVNGVSHVDGETPLKLAEYFGKVDQVFKYDLVKDEAVQGDKVVVAPSVKNATFRNFVEIIFENQEKTIQTWHLDGYSFFAVAIEPGTWTPEKRKNYNLLDAVSRHTIQVYPNSWAAIMTTLDNAGMWNLRSDMRERAYLGQQFYFSVVSPALSLRDEYNLPATQELCGIVKDLPRLALYS, via the coding sequence atgggtTCCTTTATTAGGACACCCCTTGTTGTGGCTCTACCTCTCCTATGCCTCTTGACAATTGCCAATGCAGGGGATCCCTATCTCTTCTTCGAATGGCATGTGACCTATGGCACCATCTCCCCCTTGGGGGTCCCTCAGCAGGGCATTCTCATCAACGGTCAGTTCCCCGGCCCCGAGATCAACTGCACCTCCAACAACAACATCGTCGTCAATGTCTTCAACGAGATCGATGAGCCTCTCCTCCTCACTTGGGCCGGCGTCCAGCAGAGGAAGAACTCCTGGCAGGACGGCACTCCCGGCACCATGTGCCCCATTCTCCCTGGCCATAACTACACCTATCAGTTCCAAGTCAAGGACCAGATTGGCAGTTATATCTACTTCCCCACCACTGCCCTCCACCGCGCCTCTGGCGGCATGGGCATGATTAAGGTCCACAGCCGCCCTCTCATTCCTGTCCCTTTTGATACCCCTGCTGAAGAGCATGCTATCCTCCTCGGAGACTGGTACAACAAGGGCCACAAGACCCTCAAGAGCATTCTTGATTCCGGCCGGTCCATTGGCAAGCCCGATGGCATTCAGATCAATGGCCAGTCCAGCAAGGTTGGCGATGCAGTCGCCAAGCCCCTCGTCACCATGGAGGCCGGAAAGACTTACAGGTTGAGGGTGTGCAATGTGGGAATGAGGCTGACTGTCAACTTCAGAATCCAGGGCCACGCCATGAAATTGGTGGAGATGGAGGGATCCCACACCGTGCAGAATGTGTACGACTCCCTAGATATCCACGTCGGCCAATGTATGTCTGTCTTGGTCACTGCCGATCAAACCCCCAAGGATTACTACTTTGTTGCTTCCAGCCGCTTCTTCAAGCAAGTCCTCACATCCGTGGCCACCGTTCACTACGCCAACGGCAACGGGCCCGCATCCCCTGAGCTTCCACCACCCCCTCCGGAGAACTCCGTCGGTATTGCATGGTCCATCAACCAGTTCCGCTCCTTCAGGTGGAACCTCACTGCTAGTGCCGCCCGCCCCAACCCACAGGGCTCCTACCACTACGGGCAGATCAACATCACCCGCACTATCAAGCTCTCAAACTCCCGCCAAGTGGTGGATGGCAAGCTCCGATTTGCTGTCAACGGTGTATCCCATGTGGATGGTGAAACCCCATTGAAACTGGCGGAGTACTTCGGGAAGGTGGACCAAGTGTTCAAATACGATCTTGTCAAGGATGAGGCAGTACAAGGAGACAAAGTTGTGGTGGCACCCAGCGTGAAGAATGCAACCTTCAGGAACTTCGTGGAGATCATCTTCGAGAACCAGGAGAAGACTATCCAGACATGGCACTTGGATGGATACTCCTTCTTTGCGGTTGCAATTGAGCCTGGGACGTGGACCCCCGAGAAGAGGAAGAACTACAATCTGTTGGACGCAGTGAGCAGGCACACCATTCAGGTTTACCCCAACTCATGGGCTGCAATCATGACCACTCTTGACAATGCTGGCATGTGGAACCTGAGGTCTGATATGAGGGAGAGGGCATATTTGGGACAGCAGTTCTACTTTAGTGTCGTCTCACCAGCACTCTCCTTGAGGGATGAGTACAACCTCCCCGCCACACAGGAACTCTGCGGCATTGTCAAGGATTTGCCCAGGCTTGCCCTATAcagttga
- the LOC130999614 gene encoding uncharacterized protein LOC130999614 isoform X1 yields MEKILGVEGGEKEVLELNKYVVGSVPTVMYIPEYISTAEEDLLLKNIYQAPLSKWKTLKNRRLQNWGGVVHEKGLLAQESTEVECPSSLCFAVPSWLKRVTNRICEESKLFPSAINHVLINEYLPDQGIMPHQDGPAYMPVVAILSLGSPVVMDFVPHPNLESTAETSENDTQDIIYEPSVTKGYKSSKYLPFSVVLMPRSLLIFKDMAYSDYLHGIKDSENHCYDEAVNAINGPSHDAETLAGLKIDGGDRVVHRTTTRVSLTCRLVTKVHKHLIKI; encoded by the exons ATGGAAAAGATATTGGGAGTGGAAGGAGGAGAGAAGGAAGTTCTGGAATTGAACAAGTATGTTGTGGGTTCGGTGCCGACTGTCATGTACATTCCTGAGTACATCTCGACTGCTGAAGAAGACCTCCTCCTCAAAAAC ATTTACCAAGCGCCGCTTTCCAAATGGAAGACTTTGAAGAATCGGAGACTCCAAAATTGGG GAGGAGTTGTCCACGAAAAGGGTCTTCTTGCCCAAGAAT CAACAGAAGTTGAATGTCCAAGTTCTTTGTGTTTTGCAGTGCCATCCTGGCTAAAAAGAGTTACAAATAGAATATGCGAGGAATCAAAGTTGTTCCCCTCAGCAATCAACCATGTGCTTATCAACGAATATTTGCCTGACCAAGGAATTATG CCACATCAGGACGGACCTGCATATATGCCTGTGGTGGCAATTCTATCACTTGGGTCTCCTGTTGTTATGGACTTTGTTCCTCATCCTAATTTAGAGAGCACAGCGGAAACATCAGAAAACGATACTCAAGACATAATTTACGAACCTTCAGTTACAAAGGGCTACAAGTCCAGCAAATACCTTCCCTTTTCTGTGGTATTAATGCCTCGTAGCTTGCTGATATTTAAAGATATGGCGTACTCAG ATTATTTGCATGGCATAAAGGACTCTGAGAATCACTGCTATGATGAG GCTGTAAATGCTATCAATGGTCCAAGTCATGATGCTGAAACACTGGCAGGCTTGAAGATTGATGGAGGTGACAGGGTGGTTCACCGGACTACTACAAGAGTTTCTCTTACGTGTCGGCTTGTGACAAAAGTTCACAAACATCTAATAAAAATTTAG
- the LOC130999614 gene encoding uncharacterized protein LOC130999614 isoform X2: MEKILGVEGGEKEVLELNKYVVGSVPTVMYIPEYISTAEEDLLLKNIYQAPLSKWKTLKNRRLQNWGGVVHEKGLLAQELPSWLKRVTNRICEESKLFPSAINHVLINEYLPDQGIMPHQDGPAYMPVVAILSLGSPVVMDFVPHPNLESTAETSENDTQDIIYEPSVTKGYKSSKYLPFSVVLMPRSLLIFKDMAYSDYLHGIKDSENHCYDEAVNAINGPSHDAETLAGLKIDGGDRVVHRTTTRVSLTCRLVTKVHKHLIKI; encoded by the exons ATGGAAAAGATATTGGGAGTGGAAGGAGGAGAGAAGGAAGTTCTGGAATTGAACAAGTATGTTGTGGGTTCGGTGCCGACTGTCATGTACATTCCTGAGTACATCTCGACTGCTGAAGAAGACCTCCTCCTCAAAAAC ATTTACCAAGCGCCGCTTTCCAAATGGAAGACTTTGAAGAATCGGAGACTCCAAAATTGGG GAGGAGTTGTCCACGAAAAGGGTCTTCTTGCCCAAGAAT TGCCATCCTGGCTAAAAAGAGTTACAAATAGAATATGCGAGGAATCAAAGTTGTTCCCCTCAGCAATCAACCATGTGCTTATCAACGAATATTTGCCTGACCAAGGAATTATG CCACATCAGGACGGACCTGCATATATGCCTGTGGTGGCAATTCTATCACTTGGGTCTCCTGTTGTTATGGACTTTGTTCCTCATCCTAATTTAGAGAGCACAGCGGAAACATCAGAAAACGATACTCAAGACATAATTTACGAACCTTCAGTTACAAAGGGCTACAAGTCCAGCAAATACCTTCCCTTTTCTGTGGTATTAATGCCTCGTAGCTTGCTGATATTTAAAGATATGGCGTACTCAG ATTATTTGCATGGCATAAAGGACTCTGAGAATCACTGCTATGATGAG GCTGTAAATGCTATCAATGGTCCAAGTCATGATGCTGAAACACTGGCAGGCTTGAAGATTGATGGAGGTGACAGGGTGGTTCACCGGACTACTACAAGAGTTTCTCTTACGTGTCGGCTTGTGACAAAAGTTCACAAACATCTAATAAAAATTTAG
- the LOC130999612 gene encoding peroxisomal nicotinamide adenine dinucleotide carrier-like, with protein sequence MSNAIVNGIAGAGGGIVAQIITYPLQTVNTRQQTERVAKASIPCASPPRNTLVQIFQLIRSEGIGGLYSGLKPSLLGTAASQGIYYSFYQAFKNKAVAVALANKRKGRGDGTPGMLSWLIVAALAGSLNVLLTNPIWVLVTRMQTYTQAERKIVEAKKEALLKEASENVLSRSSLATQLAQLDSIKPRPYGTFQAACEVYNESGIAGFWKGIIPTLIMVCNPSIQFMIYESLLKRLRSKRSAKKQGSTNIKAVEIFVVGAIAKLGATVCTYPLLVVKSRLQAKQEIGGNISLRYSGTIDAISKMIHYEGVSSFYKGMSTKIVQSVFAASVLFMVKEELVKIYDVMRIAK encoded by the exons ATGTCGAACGCCATAGTGAATGGGATTGCCGGAGCTGGCGGAGGTATTGTTGCCCAGATCATTACTTACCCTCTGCAGACG GTGAATACACGGCAGCAGACAGAGAGAGTTGCTAAGGCCTCAATTCCATGTGCATCACCTCCTCGGAACACTCTCGTTCAGATTTTTCAGCTCATTAGAAGTGAAGGCATCGGAGGGCTTTACAGCGGCCTCAAGCCATCTCTGCTGGGCACTGCTGCTTCTCAG GGAATCTATTACTCTTTTTACCAGGCTTTCAAAAATAAGGCCGTGGCTGTTGCCCTtgcaaataaaagaaaagggcGAGGGGATGGCACTCCAGGAATGCTTTCTTGGCTTATTGTGGCTGCACTTGCTGG CTCTCTCAACGTATTGCTCACCAACCCTATATGGGTTCTTGTTACTCGTATGCAG ACCTACACTCAAGCAGAAAGGAAAATTGTAGAGGCCAAAAAGGAAGCTCTGTTAAAGGAAGCTTCAGAGAATGTTCTATCACGTTCTTCTTTGGCCACCCAATTAGCTCAACTTGATTCAATAAAGCCTCGCCCATATGGAACATTTCAAGCG GCATGCGAGGTTTATAATGAATCAGGAATTGCTGGATTCTGGAAAGGCATCATTCCAACACTTATAATG GTCTGCAATCCATCAATTCAGTTCATGATTTATGAGAGTTTGTTAAAACGCCTGAGGAGTAAACGATCTGCTAAGAAACAAGGTTCAACAAATATAAAAGCCGTAGAG ATCTTTGTAGTGGGGGCCATTGCAAAGCTAGGAGCAACTGTTTGTACATATCCCCTGTTAGTTGTCAAG TCAAGACTTCAAGCAAAGCAGGAGATTGGTGGAAATATTTCATTAAGATATTCAG GTACAATTGATGCCATCAGTAAGATGATACATTATGAAGGAGTGAGCAGCTTTTACAAAGGGATGAGCACGAAGATCGTACAGAGTGTGTTTGCTGCTTCGGTTCTTTTCATGGTGAAAGAGGAGCTAGTCAAGATTTATGATGTGATGAGGATTGCCAAGTGA